Proteins found in one Sorghum bicolor cultivar BTx623 chromosome 1, Sorghum_bicolor_NCBIv3, whole genome shotgun sequence genomic segment:
- the LOC8059430 gene encoding BTB/POZ and MATH domain-containing protein 1 has protein sequence MSFCGVSFVGDSCLPPSTSSTPLLVGGFHLLVVNGYSRTKQDTPNGKCIRSNYFKLGGHRWIIEYYPNGYEQENTDYISFYLVLDEHNIVEPVAAQYVFSFIGQVQSPESSLLVGERGAHFFSSTDAYSLACVMKRQSFEKSKHLRNDSFTIRCDLSMTKNVNIGEAGAAVWFVNVPPPDIQHHLGNLLLSQEGTDVTFQVGDDKFMAHRCVFAARSAVFKAELFGAMKEGATDTVVHIDDMDAKVFRQLLGFMYTDFVPDFEEDEEEEYMWQDLLVAADRYDVPRLRLICERMLCPYINTDTVATMLELADKHHCNGLKDACLDFLNSPANLQEVTAAGGLNDLTISCPAVLIELIAKLTSSLKLDK, from the coding sequence ATGTCATTCTGTGGAGTATCCTTCGTTGGGGACAGCTGTCTGCCGCCCTCTACCTCTTCCACACCCCTCCTTGTCGGCGGGTTCCACCTGCTCGTGGTCAATGGCTACTCGCGCACAAAGCAGGACACCCCCAACGGCAAGTGCATACGCTCAAACTACTTCAAGCTCGGAGGCCATCGCTGGATCATCGAGTACTACCCTAATGGCTATGAACAAGAGAACACCGACTACATATCCTTTTATCTCGTTCTCGACGAGCACAACATCGTCGAGCCTGTCGCGGCGCAGTATGTGTTTAGCTTCATTGGTCAGGTTCAGTCGCCAGAGTCATCGCTGCTCGTCGGAGAAAGGGGAGCGCACTTTTTCTCCAGCACGGACGCCTATAGTTTGGCCTGTGTGATGAAGAGACAGAGCTTCGAGAAATCCAAGCATCTCAGGAACGACAGTTTCACTATCAGGTGTGACCTCTCCATGACTAAGAATGTCAACATCGGGGAAGCAGGCGCCGCCGTGTGGTTTGTTAACGTGCCTCCTCCTGACATTCAGCATCACCTCGGCAATCTCCTCCTGTCACAGGAGGGCACCGACGTGACATTTCAGGTCGGCGACGACAAGTTCATGGCGCACCGGTGCGTGTTTGCGGCCCGCTCTGCTGTCTTCAAGGCCGAGCTCTTCGGCGCCATGAAGGAGGGGGCAACAGACACCGTCGTGCACATCGACGACATGGACGCCAAGGTATTCAGGCAGTTGCTCGGGTTCATGTACACCGATTTCGTGCCGGACTTTGAAGAGGATGAGGAGGAAGAGTATATGTGGCAGGACCTGCTTGTGGCAGCGGATAGATATGACGTCCCGAGGCTCCGACTGATCTGTGAACGCATGCTGTGCCCATACATCAACACGGATACCGTGGCAACTATGCTTGAGCTCGCTGACAAGCATCACTGCAATGGACTGAAGGATGCATGCTTGGATTTCCTCAACTCCCCGGCAAATCTGCAGGAAGTAACGGCGGCTGGTGGCCTCAATGATCTGACTATCAGCTGTCCTGCTGTCCTTATAGAGCTTATCGCCAAGCTTACGTCGTCGCTTAAGCTTGATAAATGA